A stretch of Streptococcus chenjunshii DNA encodes these proteins:
- a CDS encoding FAD-dependent oxidoreductase — MEYQTEVVIVGAGAAGFGAALSLVDAGKNVIMLEKGDRYGGAGMFGAEGLFAVGSKLQQASEDDKTRHYKLQDAIEEMLNYTHHRSNARITRAILEKSADTIAWLQEHGMETELVNNTQEVHQDHAMVYHQYIDKFAAFDRMKDYFEAKGGLLLTETAGQDLIYQENQIKGVKAVKADGETIEISCQAVVLADGGFVGNAEMVAEALTIAPEFLYSMGERKATGDSFTMLEKLGVETRQHRYFENHAATVVSKTNPKWRNIAVFTLTNLPFLWVDAQGKRFVNEEIVYDFALWGNATYTAGGYYYYIMDQAQVDFLKTNVLDWTQSFERTFVTLAHQPMTHQVGPFPTLDSDLEEAAENGAAFKASSLQALAEQIGCSSQSLKETVETYNTAIQQKSDTEFGKSETFLKFPIAEGPFYAVCPISTSLGTIGGIPANEAFQVLYPDQKPVKGAFVAGNNATGMYDNSYPTLEGISCAFAWNSGRIAGESAVKLLNQGVSAYYC; from the coding sequence ATGGAGTATCAAACAGAAGTCGTTATTGTTGGTGCCGGAGCAGCCGGTTTTGGAGCAGCTCTCAGCTTGGTCGATGCAGGTAAAAATGTTATTATGCTTGAAAAAGGCGATCGGTATGGCGGTGCTGGCATGTTTGGAGCAGAAGGTTTATTTGCTGTTGGCAGCAAACTTCAGCAGGCTTCAGAAGATGATAAAACGCGTCATTACAAGCTTCAGGATGCCATAGAAGAAATGCTGAATTATACCCACCATCGTTCAAATGCCCGTATAACGCGTGCCATTCTAGAAAAATCTGCTGATACAATTGCATGGCTGCAAGAACATGGTATGGAAACTGAGCTGGTAAATAATACGCAGGAAGTCCATCAAGACCATGCAATGGTTTATCACCAATACATTGATAAATTTGCTGCATTTGACAGAATGAAAGACTATTTTGAAGCAAAAGGCGGCCTTCTTTTAACCGAAACAGCCGGTCAAGATTTGATTTATCAAGAGAATCAGATCAAAGGAGTAAAAGCGGTTAAGGCTGATGGTGAGACAATTGAAATTAGCTGCCAAGCTGTTGTTCTAGCAGACGGCGGTTTTGTTGGGAATGCAGAGATGGTTGCTGAGGCTTTGACCATCGCCCCAGAATTCCTTTATAGCATGGGAGAGCGTAAAGCGACAGGGGATAGCTTCACAATGTTAGAAAAGTTGGGGGTTGAAACGCGTCAACACCGCTACTTTGAAAATCATGCTGCTACAGTTGTGTCAAAAACGAATCCTAAATGGCGAAATATAGCTGTATTTACCTTGACGAATTTGCCTTTTCTATGGGTCGATGCACAGGGCAAACGCTTTGTTAATGAAGAAATTGTCTATGATTTTGCTCTATGGGGGAATGCAACTTATACAGCCGGCGGCTATTATTACTACATTATGGATCAGGCGCAGGTTGATTTTCTAAAAACAAATGTTTTAGATTGGACCCAGTCCTTTGAACGTACTTTTGTGACATTGGCACATCAGCCTATGACACATCAAGTTGGGCCTTTTCCGACTTTAGACAGTGATTTGGAAGAAGCTGCTGAAAACGGCGCAGCTTTTAAAGCGTCAAGTTTACAAGCATTAGCAGAACAAATCGGCTGTTCCTCCCAATCCTTGAAAGAAACAGTTGAGACCTATAACACAGCTATCCAGCAAAAGTCGGATACAGAATTCGGGAAATCCGAAACGTTTCTGAAATTTCCTATCGCAGAAGGGCCGTTCTACGCGGTTTGTCCTATTTCTACCTCATTAGGTACTATTGGCGGTATTCCGGCTAATGAAGCTTTTCAGGTGCTGTACCCTGATCAAAAACCTGTCAAGGGAGCTTTTGTAGCGGGTAATAATGCAACCGGTATGTATGATAACTCCTATCCGACCCTAGAGGGAATCAGCTGTGCGTTTGCATGGAATTCCGGCCGGATTGCAGGTGAATCAGCCGTTAAATTACTGAACCAGGGAGTATCAGCGTATTATTGTTAG
- a CDS encoding aspartate/glutamate racemase family protein, with product MKTIGLIGGMSWESTASYYQLINEAIKEELGGLHSAKILLYSVDFAEIEHYQSSGDWGKSAQVLSEIAQKLEQAGADFIVICTNTMHKVAPQIQEKISIPILHIAQATAEALLEKGIQKVGLLGTKYTMTQDFYKEKLLEAGLEVVIPDQAGVEEVNRIIYDELCLGQIKGSSKQLYLSVIDDLRKAGAEAVILGCTEIGLLVKQEDTDMPLFDTTAIHAQKAAKFAISSVI from the coding sequence ATGAAAACTATCGGTCTTATCGGTGGGATGAGCTGGGAGAGTACGGCTTCCTATTATCAGCTCATCAACGAAGCAATCAAGGAAGAACTTGGCGGTCTCCATTCAGCAAAAATTCTGCTCTATAGTGTAGACTTTGCTGAGATTGAACACTATCAATCCAGTGGTGATTGGGGCAAAAGTGCTCAGGTCTTGTCTGAAATCGCTCAGAAGTTGGAGCAGGCTGGCGCAGATTTCATTGTCATCTGCACCAATACCATGCATAAAGTAGCTCCGCAGATTCAGGAAAAGATTTCAATTCCTATCCTGCATATTGCACAAGCCACTGCTGAGGCACTGCTTGAAAAGGGGATTCAAAAAGTTGGTCTCCTAGGCACTAAGTACACCATGACTCAGGATTTTTACAAGGAAAAGTTACTTGAGGCAGGTTTGGAGGTAGTCATTCCGGATCAGGCTGGTGTTGAGGAAGTCAACCGCATCATTTACGACGAGCTCTGTCTCGGTCAAATCAAAGGAAGCTCCAAACAACTCTATCTCAGCGTTATCGATGATTTGAGAAAAGCTGGCGCAGAAGCAGTTATCCTAGGCTGCACCGAGATTGGTCTTCTAGTCAAACAAGAAGATACAGATATGCCCCTCTTTGACACAACAGCTATTCATGCACAGAAGGCAGCGAAATTTGCTATCAGCAGTGTAATCTAG
- a CDS encoding helix-turn-helix domain-containing protein, whose amino-acid sequence MKKFGGKIKRLRLANKLTREELCGDETELSVRQLARIESGQSAPTLNKIRYIAKCLGVTVGELTDGESFALPARYEELKYLIMRTPIYDDSSRVELVETYFDEIYEYYYNSLPEEEQLSIDVLQSSLDAHMTDNIEFGSGLLQDYFEQVKAKKVYGINDLLLIGLYFYQSSSDHIYLDDTSLETLDMLAGRLVLQTRYIVPSHLFLLRDVLLQCSGLLLLTKSYQHLLTIVQELNTIISKTQDYQKKPLVDMIEWKYYLYVDQDFSAAQLKYQQAVQFSVMIDDEILKENLEKEWRNDSLQLRT is encoded by the coding sequence GTGAAAAAGTTTGGTGGGAAAATTAAACGTTTAAGGCTTGCAAATAAGCTGACACGGGAAGAACTTTGCGGAGATGAGACGGAGCTGTCTGTCAGGCAGCTGGCGCGGATTGAATCAGGGCAGTCAGCCCCTACGCTTAATAAAATAAGGTATATTGCTAAATGTTTGGGAGTAACTGTTGGTGAGCTGACAGACGGTGAAAGTTTTGCCCTGCCTGCCCGTTATGAGGAACTGAAATACCTCATTATGAGGACACCGATATATGATGACAGCAGCCGGGTTGAATTGGTTGAGACTTACTTTGATGAGATATATGAATATTATTACAATAGCCTGCCCGAAGAAGAACAGCTGTCCATCGATGTTCTTCAGTCTTCTTTAGATGCCCACATGACGGATAATATTGAATTTGGCAGCGGACTGCTGCAGGATTACTTTGAGCAGGTCAAAGCTAAAAAAGTTTACGGTATCAATGATCTGCTGCTTATCGGACTCTATTTTTATCAAAGTTCGTCTGATCACATTTACCTTGATGATACTTCTTTAGAAACTTTGGATATGCTGGCCGGCCGTCTGGTTCTTCAAACCAGATATATCGTCCCCAGTCATCTTTTTCTGCTGCGAGATGTCTTGCTGCAGTGCAGCGGCCTGCTTTTACTGACCAAATCTTATCAGCATCTCTTAACCATTGTTCAGGAACTGAATACCATCATCAGTAAAACTCAGGACTACCAAAAGAAACCGCTGGTTGATATGATCGAATGGAAATATTATCTGTATGTGGATCAGGATTTCAGCGCAGCTCAGCTGAAATATCAGCAGGCTGTGCAATTCTCTGTTATGATTGATGACGAGATTTTAAAAGAAAATTTAGAGAAAGAATGGCGGAACGACAGCCTGCAGTTAAGAACATGA
- the purB gene encoding adenylosuccinate lyase — translation MLERYSRPEMATIWSEENKYRAWLEVEILADEAWAELGEIPAEDVALIREKADFDIARILEIEEETRHDVVAFTRAVSETLGEERKWVHYGLTSTDVVDTAYGYLYKQANDIIRRDLDHFTEIVAEKAREHKYTIMMGRTHGVHAEPTTFGLKLATWYSEMRRNIERFEHAASGVEAGKISGAVGNFANIPPFVEKYVCEKLGIRPQEISTQVLPRDLHAEYFAVLASIATSIERMATEIRGLQKSEQREVEEFFAKGQKGSSAMPHKRNPIGSENMTGLARVIRGHMVTAYENVALWHERDISHSSAERIIAPDTTILIDYMLNRFGNIVKNLTVFPENMKRNMNSTFGLIYSQRVMLKLIEKGMTREQAYDLVQPKTAQSWDEQIDFKPLLEADKEVTGKLSQTEIDDLFDPSYYAKRVDDIFARIGL, via the coding sequence ATGCTAGAACGTTATTCCCGCCCTGAGATGGCGACTATTTGGTCGGAAGAAAATAAATACCGCGCATGGCTGGAGGTTGAAATCCTCGCAGATGAGGCCTGGGCGGAACTGGGGGAAATTCCTGCGGAAGATGTGGCCCTCATTCGGGAGAAGGCTGACTTTGATATTGCCCGCATTCTGGAGATTGAAGAGGAGACCCGCCATGATGTGGTGGCTTTTACTCGTGCGGTGTCTGAAACCCTTGGCGAGGAGCGCAAGTGGGTTCACTATGGTCTGACCTCTACCGATGTGGTGGATACAGCTTATGGCTACCTTTATAAGCAGGCCAACGATATTATCCGTCGCGACCTTGATCATTTCACCGAAATTGTGGCGGAAAAGGCGCGTGAACACAAGTATACCATTATGATGGGCCGTACGCATGGTGTTCACGCGGAGCCGACAACCTTTGGGCTCAAGCTAGCGACTTGGTACAGCGAAATGAGGCGCAATATAGAGCGGTTTGAGCATGCCGCCAGCGGTGTGGAAGCTGGGAAAATTTCTGGTGCTGTGGGGAACTTTGCCAATATTCCGCCTTTTGTGGAGAAATATGTCTGTGAAAAATTAGGTATCCGTCCGCAGGAAATTTCGACACAAGTACTGCCCCGTGACCTCCACGCGGAATACTTTGCCGTATTAGCCAGCATCGCCACATCAATTGAACGCATGGCGACTGAAATCCGCGGCCTGCAGAAATCCGAACAGCGTGAAGTGGAAGAGTTCTTTGCCAAAGGTCAAAAAGGGAGCTCAGCTATGCCCCACAAGCGCAACCCAATCGGTTCTGAGAATATGACTGGGCTTGCCCGTGTTATCCGCGGGCATATGGTGACGGCTTATGAAAACGTTGCGCTTTGGCACGAACGTGACATCTCCCATTCATCGGCTGAACGTATCATTGCGCCGGATACAACCATTCTGATTGACTATATGCTCAACCGTTTCGGCAATATCGTTAAAAATCTTACGGTTTTCCCAGAGAATATGAAGCGCAACATGAATTCGACCTTCGGTCTGATTTACAGTCAGCGCGTTATGCTTAAGCTTATTGAAAAAGGCATGACCCGTGAGCAGGCCTACGATCTTGTCCAGCCAAAAACAGCCCAGTCTTGGGACGAGCAAATTGATTTTAAACCTCTTCTTGAAGCCGATAAAGAGGTCACTGGCAAGCTCAGTCAAACAGAGATTGATGACCTCTTTGATCCAAGCTACTACGCTAAACGTGTGGATGATATCTTTGCTCGGATTGGTTTGTAA
- a CDS encoding phosphoribosylaminoimidazole carboxylase: MIQIITHAFIANGKTGVVEIVFASADKKAVNSKMAELKTQFPNDYLAVYDLPLDTDLNKLPHYPSVAIGREDFE; the protein is encoded by the coding sequence ATGATTCAGATCATAACTCATGCTTTTATTGCAAATGGTAAGACTGGTGTAGTTGAAATTGTTTTTGCCTCGGCTGATAAAAAAGCTGTTAACAGCAAAATGGCAGAACTGAAAACCCAGTTTCCAAACGATTATCTTGCTGTCTATGACCTTCCGCTGGATACGGATTTGAATAAACTTCCTCATTATCCATCAGTGGCCATTGGGAGAGAGGATTTTGAATGA
- a CDS encoding acyltransferase family protein, which translates to MRIKWFSLIRVCGLLLVLLYHFFKNTFPGGFIGVDVFFTFSGYLITVLLIDEYARNKRINLLAFFRRRFYRIVPPLVLMILCIMPFVYLVRSDFIAGIGRQIAAALGFATNFYEIITGGNYETQFIPHLFVHTWSLAIEVHFYIIWGFLVWWLARQGYDKNKLRSLVFILSAALFALSFGSMFIRAFFVDNVSRIYFSTLSHTYPFFLGAMVATLSGVAETTARFKRNSRLWSVRRTLSVFAGSFSLLLILSLLLDFNSLVTYLFGFFLASFFTVLMIYAARVLHDKTADLKEPLIITFLADISYGMYLFHWPFYIIFSQLLPNVLAVLLTLFFSLVFSALSYYIIEPFIAGKKIRLLGVDFNLTPYKKWLYGTVGFLSALTLVTVIVAPRVGAFETELTVNSLKQAQMNLERTHTLAAGDASALSDVMVIGDSVALRSSDAFASLLPEAQLDASVSRDFDDAFTIFRNHLDSGTLSKVVVLAVGVNSLDQYKEDLDQFVEALPDGYRLVLVTPYNSKNITQVSEVREYELLLAKTYDYLTVADWYQAAVDNPDIWNGTDGVHYSDADEEGANLYVETIQKAVQKAAKHPAKGESE; encoded by the coding sequence ATGAGAATAAAATGGTTTTCTTTAATACGTGTTTGCGGCCTGCTGCTGGTGCTGCTTTACCATTTCTTTAAAAACACTTTTCCAGGCGGCTTTATCGGTGTTGATGTGTTTTTTACGTTTTCAGGCTATCTGATTACAGTCTTGCTGATAGATGAATATGCCAGAAATAAGCGCATCAACCTGCTGGCTTTTTTTAGACGGCGGTTTTACCGAATTGTTCCGCCTTTGGTATTAATGATTCTTTGCATTATGCCTTTCGTCTACTTAGTTCGTTCAGATTTTATTGCGGGAATCGGCCGGCAGATTGCGGCAGCTTTGGGTTTCGCCACTAATTTTTATGAGATTATTACGGGCGGGAATTATGAAACACAGTTTATTCCCCATCTTTTTGTACATACGTGGAGTTTGGCCATCGAGGTTCATTTTTACATTATTTGGGGCTTTTTAGTCTGGTGGCTGGCCAGACAAGGTTACGATAAGAATAAATTAAGAAGTCTTGTTTTTATCTTATCAGCGGCTCTTTTTGCGCTTAGTTTTGGCAGCATGTTCATCAGAGCCTTTTTCGTAGACAATGTATCGCGTATTTATTTTTCAACACTTTCTCACACCTATCCCTTCTTTTTAGGAGCCATGGTTGCTACACTGTCAGGTGTAGCAGAAACAACAGCGCGCTTCAAGCGCAATTCACGGCTCTGGTCCGTGAGGCGCACGCTTTCTGTTTTTGCTGGCAGTTTTTCTCTTTTGCTGATATTGAGCCTGCTGCTTGATTTTAACAGCCTTGTAACTTATCTTTTTGGCTTTTTCCTGGCAAGTTTCTTTACGGTGCTGATGATTTATGCGGCGCGCGTGCTTCATGATAAAACAGCTGATCTGAAAGAACCGCTTATTATAACCTTTTTAGCAGATATCAGCTATGGCATGTATCTCTTTCACTGGCCTTTTTATATTATTTTCAGCCAGCTTTTGCCTAATGTGTTGGCCGTTCTGTTAACCCTCTTTTTCTCACTTGTCTTTTCGGCTTTATCTTATTATATTATTGAACCATTTATTGCAGGTAAAAAAATCAGGCTTCTTGGAGTTGATTTTAATCTCACTCCTTATAAAAAATGGCTTTATGGCACAGTCGGTTTCCTGAGTGCCCTAACGCTTGTGACAGTGATTGTGGCTCCCAGAGTTGGTGCTTTTGAAACGGAATTAACTGTTAATTCTTTAAAACAAGCCCAAATGAATCTTGAACGTACACATACATTAGCTGCAGGAGATGCAAGTGCACTCAGTGATGTTATGGTTATTGGAGATTCGGTTGCTTTACGTTCCAGCGACGCTTTTGCTTCACTCTTACCGGAAGCACAGCTGGATGCTTCAGTAAGCCGCGATTTTGATGATGCCTTTACTATTTTTCGGAATCATCTGGACAGCGGGACCTTGTCAAAAGTCGTTGTACTGGCTGTCGGTGTCAATTCGCTGGACCAATATAAAGAAGATCTCGACCAGTTTGTGGAGGCTCTTCCTGATGGTTATCGTCTGGTTCTGGTCACCCCTTATAATTCTAAAAACATAACTCAGGTTTCAGAAGTCAGGGAATACGAACTGCTGCTTGCTAAGACCTACGATTATCTTACTGTTGCCGACTGGTATCAGGCTGCTGTTGATAATCCCGATATCTGGAACGGCACAGACGGTGTTCATTACAGCGATGCTGATGAAGAGGGAGCTAACCTCTATGTAGAAACTATTCAGAAAGCTGTTCAAAAAGCAGCAAAACATCCAGCTAAAGGGGAGTCGGAATGA
- the ruvB gene encoding Holliday junction branch migration DNA helicase RuvB, with the protein MTRILDNHLMEDEEALEPTLRPRYLKEYIGQNKVKEQLKIFIEAAKMRDEALDHVLLFGPPGLGKTTMAFVIANELGVNLKQTAGPAIEKAGDLVAVLNDLEPGDVLFIDEIHRLPMAVEEVLYSAMEDFYIDIMIGAGDTSHSVHLDLPPFTLIGATTRAGMLSNPLRARFGITGHMEYYSTEALTDIVERTAAIFTMAIEHEAAAELARRSRGTPRIANRLLKRVRDYAQIMGDGKINRDMTDKALNMLDVDHEGLDYVDQKILKTMIEVYKGGPVGLGTLSVNIAEERDTVEDMYEPYLIQKGFMMRTRSGRVATAKAYEHLGYIYPGEN; encoded by the coding sequence ATGACAAGAATTTTAGACAATCATTTAATGGAAGATGAAGAAGCACTTGAGCCGACCCTCCGTCCTCGTTATTTAAAAGAGTATATCGGCCAGAATAAGGTGAAAGAGCAGCTGAAAATTTTCATTGAGGCTGCTAAAATGCGGGATGAAGCTCTGGATCATGTTCTTTTATTCGGTCCTCCGGGACTTGGCAAAACGACAATGGCTTTTGTTATCGCCAATGAACTCGGCGTAAATCTCAAGCAGACTGCGGGACCGGCGATTGAAAAAGCCGGAGATCTGGTTGCTGTACTCAATGATTTGGAACCGGGAGATGTTCTTTTTATCGATGAGATTCACCGGCTTCCTATGGCGGTTGAGGAAGTTCTCTACAGTGCCATGGAGGATTTTTACATCGATATCATGATTGGAGCCGGGGATACCAGTCACAGTGTTCATTTGGATTTGCCTCCTTTCACGCTTATTGGGGCAACGACACGCGCCGGTATGCTGTCCAATCCTTTGCGTGCTCGGTTTGGTATCACGGGGCATATGGAGTATTACAGCACTGAGGCTCTGACTGACATTGTTGAACGGACAGCGGCTATTTTTACGATGGCCATTGAACATGAAGCGGCTGCGGAGTTAGCTAGGCGCAGCCGCGGGACACCGCGTATCGCTAACCGTTTGCTCAAGCGCGTGCGGGACTACGCCCAAATTATGGGAGACGGGAAGATTAATAGAGACATGACAGACAAGGCCTTAAACATGCTCGATGTCGATCATGAAGGGCTGGATTATGTGGATCAGAAAATCTTAAAAACCATGATTGAAGTATACAAAGGAGGACCGGTCGGTCTGGGAACCTTATCTGTCAATATTGCCGAGGAACGTGACACGGTTGAAGATATGTATGAACCCTACCTGATTCAAAAAGGCTTTATGATGCGGACTCGAAGCGGGCGAGTGGCTACAGCCAAGGCTTATGAGCATCTGGGTTATATTTATCCTGGAGAAAATTAA
- the thrC gene encoding threonine synthase — MTLIYQSTRDENNRVTASQAILQGLAADGGLFTPLSLPKLNLDFDQLQQASYQEVAKLVLAAFLDDFTEAELDYCIESAYDDKFDTPAIAPLVKVEGHYNLELFHGSTIAFKDMALSILPYLLTTSAKKQGVDHKIVILTATSGDTGKAAMAGFADVPGTEIIVFYPKGGVSKIQELQMTTQEGANTHVIAIEGNFDDAQTNVKEMFNNSDLKLKLQEHQMQFSSANSMNIGRLVPQIVYYIYAYAQLIKTEQIKSGDEINVTVPTGNFGNILAAYYARQIGLPIGKLICASNENKVLADFFASRTYDKKRPFRVTTSPSMDILVSSNLERLLFHLLDNDAAATKRLMDELAVKGEYHLPEAVNQDILNLFAAGSATEEETAAEIKRVYEHSAYIEDPHTAVASAVYRAYAERTGDQRPTVIASTASPYKFPRVAVEAATGKDAGNDFAAVRELHALSGVAVPKAVAGLETATVRHRAVVASKAMQEAVEDCLGLS; from the coding sequence ATGACCTTGATATACCAGTCAACACGTGATGAAAACAATAGAGTAACGGCCAGTCAGGCTATTCTGCAAGGCTTAGCAGCTGACGGCGGACTGTTCACCCCCCTGTCCCTGCCCAAGCTCAATCTTGATTTCGATCAGCTTCAGCAGGCATCATATCAAGAAGTTGCTAAACTTGTTTTAGCCGCTTTTCTGGATGACTTTACAGAAGCAGAACTGGATTACTGTATTGAATCTGCTTACGATGATAAGTTTGATACTCCTGCCATCGCACCCTTGGTTAAAGTTGAAGGACACTATAACTTAGAACTGTTTCACGGCTCCACTATTGCTTTTAAGGATATGGCTCTGTCCATTTTGCCTTATTTACTAACAACATCTGCCAAAAAACAGGGGGTAGATCATAAAATTGTTATTCTGACTGCGACATCAGGTGATACAGGAAAAGCTGCTATGGCTGGTTTTGCTGATGTTCCGGGAACGGAAATCATTGTTTTTTATCCTAAAGGCGGGGTCAGTAAGATTCAGGAACTCCAGATGACCACCCAAGAAGGAGCTAATACCCACGTTATTGCCATAGAAGGAAATTTTGATGATGCTCAGACCAATGTCAAAGAGATGTTTAATAATTCAGATTTAAAGCTGAAACTTCAGGAGCATCAGATGCAGTTCTCATCAGCAAATTCGATGAATATCGGCCGTTTGGTGCCACAGATTGTTTACTATATCTATGCTTACGCTCAGCTGATTAAAACAGAACAGATTAAGAGTGGGGATGAAATTAATGTAACCGTCCCGACAGGAAATTTCGGCAATATCTTAGCCGCTTACTATGCCCGCCAAATTGGTCTGCCTATTGGCAAGCTGATTTGTGCTTCCAATGAAAACAAGGTTTTGGCAGACTTCTTTGCGAGCAGAACTTATGATAAGAAGCGTCCTTTCCGTGTGACAACGAGTCCTTCTATGGATATTCTAGTGTCGTCAAACTTGGAGCGTCTGCTTTTTCATCTGCTGGACAATGATGCTGCTGCAACGAAGCGTTTAATGGATGAACTGGCAGTCAAAGGAGAATACCATTTGCCTGAAGCGGTGAATCAGGATATTCTGAATTTATTTGCAGCGGGTTCTGCAACAGAAGAAGAGACGGCAGCTGAAATCAAACGTGTTTACGAGCACTCTGCTTACATTGAAGACCCACATACGGCAGTTGCTTCTGCGGTTTACCGGGCTTATGCTGAACGTACAGGAGACCAGAGACCGACAGTTATCGCTTCAACGGCCAGTCCTTACAAGTTTCCCCGTGTCGCAGTAGAGGCTGCTACAGGAAAAGATGCAGGGAATGATTTTGCAGCTGTACGTGAACTGCATGCCTTGTCAGGTGTTGCTGTTCCTAAGGCTGTAGCTGGCTTGGAAACGGCAACTGTCCGCCACAGAGCGGTTGTTGCCAGCAAGGCGATGCAGGAGGCGGTTGAAGACTGTCTCGGTCTTTCCTGA
- a CDS encoding ketopantoate reductase family protein → MKICILGLGVIGTTYGHVFQQAGHQVEHLVRDGKTVPEQLTVDLLDGRYSNKGEEKRAFYHVHLAQPDTAYDFIFLSVRNGKVNEAVETLRQKKIRGNLVIFCNFWMTGDEIAELARDYNYVIGFPTAGGHLEGNHLEAVLFDHVMLDDEKKTAITNYQDLKSLLQSADIKVEVPYDMVEWIWIHMAINAGVTSTAAGLGHLDNPQKLAVDLMKDSQKLALAVKVIRETTRVTSAYGVDLKRYRGELLPYKLPAWLAGKIMKAMFASNQLTRRIMTLHNDKDDIFYGCQKVYSAGKKAGVSMPLFTENIKKLVPYFQNY, encoded by the coding sequence ATGAAAATTTGCATTTTGGGCTTAGGTGTCATAGGAACAACTTACGGTCATGTGTTTCAGCAGGCCGGACATCAAGTAGAGCATCTTGTGAGAGATGGCAAGACGGTTCCTGAACAGTTAACTGTTGATTTATTAGACGGCCGTTATTCCAATAAGGGGGAAGAAAAAAGGGCCTTTTACCATGTTCATTTAGCCCAGCCTGATACGGCATATGACTTTATTTTTTTAAGCGTCAGGAACGGTAAGGTCAATGAGGCCGTTGAGACACTCAGACAGAAAAAAATAAGAGGGAATCTTGTTATCTTCTGCAATTTTTGGATGACCGGTGACGAGATTGCTGAACTTGCCAGAGATTATAACTATGTTATTGGTTTCCCGACCGCTGGCGGCCATCTTGAAGGAAACCATCTGGAAGCCGTTCTATTTGACCATGTGATGCTCGATGATGAGAAAAAGACAGCCATTACTAACTATCAAGATTTAAAAAGTCTGCTGCAGTCAGCTGATATTAAGGTAGAGGTTCCTTATGATATGGTAGAATGGATATGGATTCATATGGCTATTAATGCGGGAGTTACTTCAACGGCAGCTGGTCTTGGCCATTTGGATAATCCGCAGAAACTGGCGGTTGATTTGATGAAGGATTCGCAAAAGCTGGCATTGGCAGTTAAGGTGATTCGCGAAACGACCCGAGTGACATCTGCCTATGGCGTTGATTTGAAAAGGTATAGGGGAGAGCTGCTTCCTTATAAGCTGCCTGCATGGCTGGCTGGGAAAATTATGAAAGCAATGTTTGCCAGCAATCAACTGACCAGACGGATTATGACCCTGCATAATGATAAAGATGATATCTTCTATGGCTGCCAAAAGGTTTACAGTGCCGGGAAAAAAGCTGGAGTTTCGATGCCTCTCTTTACCGAAAATATCAAAAAGCTTGTCCCTTATTTCCAAAATTATTGA
- a CDS encoding low molecular weight protein-tyrosine-phosphatase, with protein sequence MKKICFVCLGNICRSPMAEFVMKDMAKGQPVLVESRGTSGWEHGNPIHSGTQTVLKQHRIVFDKTKVSQRISLKDFTDFDYLIGMDKDNVRDLKRLSDGRFTEKIFLFTENGVPDPWYTGDFAATYDLVKQGCRYWLSVLSEKAEN encoded by the coding sequence ATGAAAAAAATCTGTTTTGTTTGTCTGGGCAATATTTGCCGTAGCCCTATGGCTGAATTTGTGATGAAGGATATGGCTAAAGGGCAGCCTGTCCTTGTAGAAAGCCGGGGGACCTCAGGCTGGGAGCACGGCAATCCTATTCATTCCGGGACACAGACTGTTTTGAAGCAACATCGTATCGTTTTTGATAAAACGAAAGTTTCTCAGCGCATCAGTCTGAAGGATTTTACGGATTTTGATTATCTTATCGGCATGGATAAGGATAATGTGCGTGATTTAAAGCGTTTGTCTGATGGCAGATTTACTGAGAAGATCTTTTTATTTACAGAAAATGGTGTACCTGATCCTTGGTACACAGGAGACTTTGCTGCAACTTATGATCTGGTGAAGCAGGGCTGCCGGTATTGGCTGTCAGTGCTTTCTGAAAAGGCGGAAAATTGA